The region AAGCTTATCTATAAACACCAATTCATCGATATAtctaaaaggtaaaaaaaaatcttcataattaaaaaactcttttaTCAACTTATACATGAGGGTGTTGGAGTCTAGTTTAGGTGGGGTGAATCCCAACCAAAAACTAAATTGATTGTGTAGATATTAAATGACCCATATTGTAGATCTTCAAACATGGGTGCCTTTGAGGGTGTTCGAGGTGGGCTACCGTACATGGATCCTATCGTAGAATGAGTCTGGTTTTATATATGATTCAGTGTACCAATAGTCGACCGTCTGGTAATCCAAAATCAATAGCTCATGTTTTGTTCCAATTAAAAGATCTCGCAgtaaaattaaaaacttcaacaGTTACCGTTTTAAAAATTAGGGTTAATATTAAAAATTGCATTTGGGTTGTCTAAGATAGGCTAATGTAGATTTACAACAAACAAGAGCTCATATTTTATTCCGATTCCAAATTTCCAATTTtatgataacaacaaagtttaAGCGATGCTTCTTGTGTCTTGGTTTTCCGATTCCACTGGACTCTGCCTCTTTGTCTTATTACACTCTTGCTCTCATTTTGATTGTTAAATGAAATTAAACAAGGATTGCATTATTCTTGGTGTTTGAATCTGACGGCCTCTTGTTTTTATACATTGATTGACATCGTCGATAATGAACGTAACACACAAACACATATATTCTGAATGACTGAATTTCTGACTTCATATTAGTGCATTAcaaatttgatttttgttttgagtGATTTGACCAATTTTCCTAATTGCTAATTCCCTCTAGCTTCTCTAATTATGTTCCTATTTCGTGACATCTACTTAGTTGATGAGAACTATTTTTATGACTTTCACATCGTTACTAATGTTATATCATTTATATATCTTAGAAATTATGTCTTCTAAGCGTCTATCGGGTAGTGAAAAAAGTAAAAACAAAGGAAAAGAGATGAATAATTAAGAGGGTCTCAAAGTGGATATTTTGatagtttataaaaaaaacttcAAGTTTCTTCTCATAATCAAAACATCGGCAATGATAGATATTGAGAGAGATTATTGTAGAGTATATATTACGAAGAGTCGGTGCCCAactagagtatatatatatatatatatatatatatatatatatatatatatatatatatatatatatatatatatatatatgtctccaCCGAGACTTGAACCCCAGACCTCTCAAATGAGATAGTCACTCCATACCGCTAGGCCATTGGCcctttggtatatatatatatatatatatatatatatatatatatatatatatatatatatatatatatatatatatatatatatatatatatatatatatatattgaaagtagattaataaaataagaaaattttaaaaattcaatACTAAACTATATTGAATTATGATTTTcaatataaaatgatattttactAATAAATTAGTCTTTAAAACTATTGCATTCAAATAGCACAAATTTGAAGGATATTGTTgaaaaaaagtttttattttgtaAGTTGAATGATGTATGAAAATATTTAATAAGATAAATATTGATACTAATAATGAAGACTAACACCCGTTCCAGAGTTCAACTTAACGAGAAAAAAAAATGAGTGgaaatgagaaaaaaaataaaagggaTTGGTGTTCCTGAGTTTCATTAAAAGAGGGAAGTGGAAGAAAATGGAGAGAAATGGGAGGATCattttccctcctaactttccttccgatttgggaggatttgaaaaaaagaacaaaatgattcatTTCCCTCCACTTCTCTCAAACTCGGAAACAAGGAAGAAAATTTTGCTTTgctttcctttctcttcttttctctcgtgactttcttttcttttgttaaactcgggaACGAGGTGTAAGGAAGGGTTTTTCACTGCTTTCTCTCATATGGCAGCATATTCCACTGTCATCTAGGTCGTTTGTTTTACTTTCTAAACTACATTTTAGTTTTATTAGATCGAAATTTCATTCTACTTTCATCTTGTTGATTGAGTGTCACGTTCTTAATAGTTTACTATTGGCATAATTAGTTTAGAAACCTAAACGTACGTTTAGGGTTTTAACATGTTCTGTAACAGTAATGGTTAGAGGAAGCTCATACAAATTAAGGTTTCTAAGAGTTGAATTTaagtttaatgaaaaaaaaaaacagagtTTACCTTTGGGATTTGGTGTTCTGTGAAGTTTGACCATCTAGCATTGATATTCCTACATCCTGCAATTCCTTACTCCTATCAAGTTGATTATAAACGAATAAAAGCTAGCCAAGATTCGTAATGTTTTCATTATCATGTGTTTTTAAGTACAACATATAAGTAAATAGGCGTTTTCACATTGTTCTTCAATACAAAATTCTTATTTCTAAGAGCTCGAAACTTACATACCTTACccaaatgcacaaaaatcattcGCGAAGGGTGTTAAAAAGATATATGGAATTCTGTATATAATCAATATCTATTCATCAAACCTCCTAGACGATGTTCGATTGAGTATATTTCTGAGGCTATTCttgctctctttctttctcttacTAGATTGACCTTGAGTTTGACCTTTACTTGATTCATCAAACTCGTTTTCCAGTAATAGCCCACTTTCGAGCCGCCTTGACACTGCCACAATCTCGTATGAATCCCACAGTGATTGTGTGAAATCCCAACTTGTTGAGATACTGTTACTGTTATTGTTACTGTTGTTCCATGACGATGGTTTTTCTAGCTTAAACCGAGTGGGTTTGATCTTGAAACTGA is a window of Lactuca sativa cultivar Salinas chromosome 1, Lsat_Salinas_v11, whole genome shotgun sequence DNA encoding:
- the LOC111913575 gene encoding uncharacterized protein LOC111913575; the protein is MKENIEQHELEIVKAVAQAWLGHTTTTSPPSSTNEFDTRRLSFKIKPTRFKLEKPSSWNNSNNNSNSISTSWDFTQSLWDSYEIVAVSRRLESGLLLENEFDESSKGQTQGQSSKRKKESKNSLRNILNRTSSRRFDE